One Mycolicibacterium fortuitum subsp. fortuitum genomic window carries:
- a CDS encoding demethylmenaquinone methyltransferase, translating into MSRASLEKNPHEVASMFDAVARRYDLTNTVLSLGQDRFWRRQTRAALGIGPGDKVLDLAAGTAVSTVELATSGAWCVAADFSVGMLAAGASRPVPKVGADATRLPFADGVFDAVTISFGLRNVVDHVAGLREMARVTRPGGRLVVCEFSTPTNRAFAKLYKEYLMQALPRMATAVSSNPDAYVYLAESIRAWPDQAELARRIGEAGWSQVKWRNLTGGIVALHAATKPPA; encoded by the coding sequence GTGAGCCGAGCGAGCCTGGAGAAGAACCCCCACGAAGTGGCATCGATGTTCGATGCCGTTGCGCGGCGCTACGACCTGACCAATACCGTGCTTTCGCTCGGCCAGGACCGGTTCTGGCGCCGGCAGACCCGTGCGGCGCTCGGCATCGGTCCCGGCGACAAGGTGCTCGACCTGGCGGCCGGCACCGCGGTGTCGACGGTAGAGCTCGCGACCTCGGGTGCCTGGTGTGTGGCCGCGGACTTCTCGGTGGGCATGCTGGCCGCGGGAGCGTCGCGCCCGGTGCCCAAGGTCGGCGCAGACGCGACCCGGCTGCCGTTCGCCGACGGGGTGTTCGACGCGGTCACCATCAGCTTCGGGCTGCGCAACGTGGTCGACCATGTTGCGGGCCTGCGGGAGATGGCCCGGGTGACCCGGCCCGGCGGCCGGCTGGTGGTGTGCGAGTTCTCCACACCGACAAACCGGGCGTTCGCCAAGCTGTACAAGGAGTACCTGATGCAGGCTCTGCCGCGGATGGCCACCGCGGTGTCGAGCAACCCCGATGCCTACGTGTATCTGGCCGAGTCGATCCGGGCCTGGCCGGATCAGGCGGAGCTGGCCCGGCGCATCGGAGAGGCCGGATGGTCACAGGTCAAGTGGCGCAACCTGACCGGCGGTATCGTTGCGCTGCACGCGGCCACCAAGCCGCCTGCCTAG
- a CDS encoding MlaD family protein, whose translation MRKSLPKPSLRGAATGCVVVVAAAIPFALSGNIFKLGIQDLPLGRTSPSDTMAVTVVLPTADGITIGADVRNGQKVVGRVSGMSLAASGASVQLSLADADGLDAGTVASVELPSALGNPFVRLSSAQLAPQRALRDGDVIPPSHTELGPQIESALATFGALLSRSGVDQLATIVTELDKAFVGRSDKVRGLIDSMSLLAAKASEHQVEFDQAMSLAANITGQFGQEQKTVAGYLDAVPKVVAMLDVQRAKLQTLFSSTTALAATANSVLSSADLDTMVTDAGTVVQTMGAFNDRLGGMLTAMNDFLEKFGNSVHGDYLMFDGALDIPGTIDKLLTGGLIVNGTPITGDVALEGFLSGGLN comes from the coding sequence ATGCGTAAATCCCTGCCCAAGCCCAGCCTGCGGGGCGCTGCTACCGGCTGCGTCGTGGTGGTGGCGGCCGCGATCCCATTCGCGTTGAGCGGCAACATTTTCAAGCTTGGCATTCAGGACCTTCCTCTCGGCCGCACCTCCCCGAGCGACACCATGGCTGTCACTGTCGTGCTGCCGACCGCCGACGGCATCACCATCGGCGCCGACGTGCGCAACGGGCAGAAGGTGGTCGGCCGGGTCAGCGGCATGAGTCTGGCCGCTTCCGGGGCTTCGGTGCAGCTCAGCCTCGCCGACGCCGACGGCCTGGACGCCGGGACCGTGGCCAGCGTGGAACTGCCTTCGGCCCTTGGCAATCCGTTCGTTCGGCTCTCCAGCGCGCAACTGGCACCGCAGCGCGCCCTACGCGACGGCGACGTGATCCCACCCAGTCACACCGAACTCGGTCCGCAAATCGAAAGTGCGCTGGCCACCTTCGGCGCGCTGCTGTCCCGCAGCGGTGTCGACCAGCTGGCCACCATCGTCACAGAACTGGACAAGGCGTTCGTCGGCCGCTCGGACAAGGTGCGCGGGCTGATCGACTCGATGTCACTGCTGGCGGCGAAAGCCTCCGAGCACCAAGTCGAATTCGACCAGGCGATGAGTTTGGCCGCCAACATCACCGGGCAATTCGGCCAGGAGCAGAAGACCGTGGCCGGATACCTCGATGCGGTGCCCAAGGTGGTGGCGATGCTCGACGTGCAGCGCGCCAAACTGCAGACCCTGTTCTCCTCCACCACCGCACTGGCCGCCACCGCCAACAGCGTGCTGTCGTCCGCCGACCTCGACACCATGGTCACCGACGCCGGCACCGTGGTACAGACGATGGGCGCTTTCAATGACCGGTTGGGCGGCATGCTCACCGCGATGAACGACTTCCTGGAGAAGTTCGGCAACTCGGTGCACGGCGACTACCTGATGTTCGATGGCGCACTGGACATTCCGGGGACTATCGACAAACTCCTCACCGGAGGCCTGATCGTCAACGGCACCCCGATCACCGGGGATGTCGCCCTGGAAGGGTTCTTGTCGGGAGGTCTGAATTGA
- a CDS encoding aconitate hydratase, with the protein MPETVTQKLIGSHLVSGSMTPGDEISIRIDQTLTQDATGTLVMQELEALGLDRARTEVSVQYVDHNLLQTDEKNAEDHEYLRTAAEHFGLWFSKPGNGVSHPTHMQRFGIPGKTMVGSDSHTPAAGSLGMLAIGVGGLEVALAIAGEPLHLRAPEVWGVRLEGELPQWCSAKDVILEMLRRHDVKGGVNRIIEYYGPGLAGLTAMDRHVIANMGAELGATTTVFPSDDAVREFLIGEDRGDDWVELVADDGARYDIDEAIDLSALEPLIAKPSSPGNVVPVSEVAGEPVAQVVIGSSANPGLRDFAIAAAMVRGHQTSPNVSFDVNPTSREILTDLTKMGATTELVINGARIHQAGCMGCIGMGQAPATGRNSLRTMPRNFPGRSGTREDSVWLCSPETAAASAITGVITDPRQWAADNGIEYPELDLPTHFSVNTAMLVAPATPEQAGDVEVVKGPNISSLPELTPLPDVMEAPVLLKVGDNISTDEISPAGARALPFRSNIPKLAMFSFTQIDETYPQRAQATPSGHIIVGGENYGQGSSREHAAIAPRYLGLQAVIAKSYARIHWQNLANFGVLALEFADPADYDAVAQGDVLALSDLRRTLAAGEPLMVANTTRNTSFAVRHRLSSRQIEHVLAGGLIPWLAAQPTN; encoded by the coding sequence ATGCCGGAGACCGTGACACAGAAGTTGATCGGGTCCCATCTCGTCTCCGGGTCGATGACACCCGGGGACGAGATCTCGATCCGGATCGATCAGACGCTGACCCAGGACGCCACGGGCACGCTGGTGATGCAGGAACTCGAAGCGCTGGGCCTGGACCGGGCCCGTACCGAGGTCAGCGTGCAGTATGTCGACCACAACCTGCTGCAGACCGACGAGAAGAACGCCGAGGACCACGAGTACCTGCGGACGGCGGCTGAACATTTCGGGTTGTGGTTCTCCAAACCCGGCAACGGGGTCTCGCACCCGACGCACATGCAGCGGTTCGGCATACCCGGCAAGACGATGGTGGGTTCGGACTCTCACACCCCGGCGGCCGGGTCGCTGGGGATGCTGGCCATCGGTGTCGGCGGCCTGGAAGTGGCGCTGGCCATCGCCGGCGAACCGCTGCACCTTCGCGCACCCGAGGTGTGGGGTGTGCGGCTGGAAGGCGAACTCCCGCAATGGTGTTCTGCGAAGGACGTGATCCTGGAGATGCTGCGGCGCCATGACGTCAAAGGCGGCGTCAACCGGATCATCGAGTATTACGGCCCGGGCCTGGCGGGGCTGACAGCCATGGATCGGCACGTCATCGCGAACATGGGTGCCGAACTCGGGGCGACGACGACGGTGTTCCCCAGCGACGACGCGGTGCGGGAGTTCCTCATCGGCGAAGACCGCGGCGACGACTGGGTGGAGCTCGTCGCCGACGACGGCGCACGGTACGACATCGACGAGGCGATCGACCTGTCGGCGCTCGAACCGCTGATCGCCAAACCCTCCTCGCCGGGCAACGTCGTCCCGGTGTCGGAGGTGGCCGGTGAACCTGTCGCCCAGGTTGTCATCGGCTCCAGCGCCAACCCCGGCCTCCGGGACTTCGCGATCGCTGCAGCGATGGTGCGCGGTCATCAGACCTCGCCCAACGTCAGCTTCGACGTCAACCCGACCTCTCGCGAGATCCTCACCGACCTGACCAAGATGGGCGCCACCACCGAACTCGTCATCAACGGTGCGCGCATCCACCAGGCCGGCTGCATGGGCTGCATCGGTATGGGGCAGGCCCCGGCCACCGGTCGCAACTCACTGCGCACCATGCCACGCAACTTCCCCGGCCGGTCGGGCACCAGAGAGGATTCGGTCTGGCTGTGCTCACCGGAAACCGCTGCCGCATCGGCGATCACGGGCGTCATCACCGATCCGCGGCAATGGGCCGCCGACAACGGGATCGAGTATCCGGAGCTGGATCTGCCAACGCATTTCAGTGTCAACACCGCGATGTTGGTCGCCCCGGCGACACCTGAACAGGCCGGCGACGTCGAAGTCGTCAAAGGCCCCAACATCTCCAGCCTTCCCGAGCTCACACCGCTACCGGATGTGATGGAGGCACCGGTGCTGCTCAAGGTCGGCGACAACATCTCGACCGACGAGATCTCCCCCGCAGGAGCGCGGGCGCTGCCGTTCCGGTCGAACATCCCCAAACTGGCCATGTTCAGCTTCACCCAGATCGACGAGACCTATCCGCAACGCGCGCAGGCCACACCATCGGGGCACATCATCGTCGGCGGAGAGAACTACGGCCAGGGTTCGTCCCGCGAACACGCCGCGATCGCGCCCCGCTACCTCGGGCTGCAAGCGGTGATCGCCAAGTCTTACGCCCGCATCCATTGGCAGAATCTCGCCAATTTCGGTGTGCTGGCACTGGAATTCGCTGACCCCGCCGACTATGACGCGGTGGCGCAGGGCGACGTCCTCGCGCTTTCCGACCTGCGTCGAACCTTGGCGGCCGGAGAGCCGCTCATGGTCGCCAACACCACACGGAACACATCTTTCGCGGTGCGCCATCGCCTTTCATCGCGACAGATTGAGCATGTCCTGGCCGGCGGCCTCATTCCATGGCTTGCCGCGCAGCCGACAAACTAG
- a CDS encoding SDR family oxidoreductase, with product MSEKVWFITGASRGFGREWAIAALERGDKVAATARDTATLADLADKYGDSLLPIKLDVTDREADFAAVKQAHERFGRLDVVVNNAGYGQFGFIEELSEADARDQIETNVFGALWVTQAALPYLRAQRSGHIIQVSSIGGITAFPLVGMYHASKWALEGFSQSLAAEVAPFGVHVTLIEPGGFSTDWAGSSARHAAPLADYDEAREAAQRARAQRSAKPGDPKASAAAVLKIVDAENPPLRVFFGELPLQLAKADYESRLATWEQWQPVSVLAQG from the coding sequence ATGAGCGAAAAAGTGTGGTTCATCACCGGTGCGTCGAGGGGTTTCGGCCGGGAGTGGGCGATCGCGGCCCTGGAGCGCGGGGACAAGGTGGCCGCCACCGCGCGCGATACCGCGACGCTGGCCGACCTGGCCGACAAGTACGGCGACTCGCTGCTGCCGATCAAATTGGACGTGACCGACCGCGAAGCGGACTTCGCCGCCGTCAAACAGGCCCACGAGCGGTTCGGCCGGCTGGATGTCGTCGTCAACAACGCGGGCTACGGCCAGTTCGGGTTCATCGAGGAGTTGTCGGAGGCCGACGCCCGGGACCAGATCGAGACGAACGTGTTCGGCGCGCTGTGGGTCACCCAGGCCGCGCTGCCGTACCTACGGGCCCAGCGCAGCGGGCACATCATCCAGGTGTCCTCGATCGGCGGGATCACCGCGTTCCCGTTGGTCGGCATGTATCACGCCTCCAAATGGGCGCTGGAAGGGTTCTCGCAGTCGCTGGCCGCCGAGGTCGCGCCCTTCGGCGTACATGTGACGTTGATCGAGCCGGGTGGGTTCTCCACCGACTGGGCCGGTTCCTCGGCCAGACATGCTGCCCCACTTGCCGATTACGACGAGGCGCGTGAGGCCGCGCAACGCGCCCGGGCTCAGCGCAGCGCCAAGCCCGGCGATCCGAAAGCGTCGGCTGCGGCGGTCCTGAAGATCGTGGACGCCGAGAACCCGCCGCTGCGGGTGTTCTTCGGCGAGCTGCCGTTGCAGCTGGCCAAGGCGGACTACGAGAGCCGGCTGGCGACGTGGGAGCAGTGGCAGCCGGTGTCGGTGCTCGCCCAGGGCTAG
- a CDS encoding MlaD family protein has product MRRLVVVQLAIFAVIAAIVIPFGIRYVAGPLGFRTPMTLTATMTDAFGLTTGTSVTVRGVQVGTVDDVWLSSDGTAMVRLSIDPDTKIPRDAILTVGMGTAAGIQSVDIMPQSDAGPYLASGDTIAAPADRQPIQMDRIMGDTAQLVKGIDTQAVRDVGTELSNAFDGLGPDLAMLIDNASDMSTRIRNQTGQLQPLIDGTAELVTTMAGQGDTFIRGMGASARLANQLDGSGPAFLYLTDRSPAALKSLQRVLDTYQGTFGATLANLATVTPIIGDRTDSLQTGLSTIPKGLQDLTSIVKLDATGQTRADFSLIATQGPVCNYDVDRRAIGDVSPTEPNLVMYCPPAPDMLMRGAVNAPRPNDLGMQNSQIPGYPIGPEVVNDPVKIPTLAQLAYKWRSILKGGPQ; this is encoded by the coding sequence TTGAGACGCCTGGTAGTGGTTCAGCTGGCGATCTTCGCGGTGATCGCCGCGATCGTCATCCCGTTCGGTATCCGCTATGTGGCCGGACCACTTGGGTTTCGGACGCCGATGACCCTGACCGCGACCATGACCGACGCGTTCGGTCTGACCACCGGGACCAGCGTCACCGTGCGCGGGGTGCAGGTCGGTACCGTCGACGACGTCTGGCTGTCCTCCGATGGCACCGCGATGGTGCGGTTGTCGATCGACCCCGACACCAAGATTCCGCGGGACGCGATCCTGACCGTCGGGATGGGCACGGCCGCAGGCATCCAGAGCGTGGACATCATGCCGCAATCCGACGCCGGGCCTTACCTGGCCTCCGGCGACACCATTGCCGCACCGGCCGACCGTCAACCGATCCAGATGGACCGGATCATGGGCGACACCGCGCAATTGGTGAAGGGCATCGACACCCAGGCAGTTCGTGATGTCGGCACCGAGTTGTCGAACGCCTTCGACGGGTTGGGCCCTGACCTGGCCATGCTGATCGACAACGCGTCGGATATGTCCACCCGCATCCGAAACCAGACCGGTCAACTACAACCGCTGATCGACGGCACCGCGGAGTTGGTCACCACCATGGCCGGCCAGGGCGACACGTTCATTCGTGGCATGGGTGCCAGCGCGCGCCTGGCCAACCAACTCGACGGCAGCGGCCCGGCGTTCCTGTACCTGACCGACCGCTCACCCGCCGCGTTGAAGTCACTGCAGCGCGTGCTGGACACCTACCAGGGCACCTTCGGCGCCACCCTGGCCAACCTGGCCACCGTCACCCCGATCATCGGTGACCGCACCGACTCGCTGCAGACCGGGCTGTCAACGATCCCGAAGGGCCTGCAGGACTTGACCTCGATAGTCAAGCTCGACGCCACCGGCCAGACGCGGGCAGATTTCTCGTTGATCGCCACCCAGGGGCCGGTGTGCAACTACGACGTGGACCGCCGCGCCATCGGAGATGTCAGCCCGACCGAACCCAACCTGGTGATGTACTGCCCGCCGGCACCCGACATGCTGATGCGGGGTGCGGTCAACGCGCCCCGGCCCAACGATCTCGGCATGCAGAACTCTCAGATCCCCGGATATCCGATCGGACCCGAGGTGGTCAACGACCCGGTCAAGATCCCGACCCTGGCCCAGCTGGCCTACAAATGGCGGAGCATCCTGAAAGGTGGCCCACAGTGA
- a CDS encoding oxygenase MpaB family protein has product MGSGLGPDTLLSRYLQDRRFLFVLPRAVCLQSLHPTIATGITQHALLHRRVWLHHKRTVTQAIRIAFTDVDMRPYIRFAHEEVKGRDPAGHKYHALNPDVFHFQHATYVESLVMMVNTFIRKLDEREHEQLYQQCCAWYRRYGISTRPMPASWAEFGEYFEDACRTQLSVGEHFEPFRRQMFAPTDWWPRAVPHRAIRAMQHPRAAELTGTSVSARDRRTLRRFVLTTRMMS; this is encoded by the coding sequence GTGGGGAGTGGGCTCGGCCCGGACACCCTGCTGTCGCGCTATCTGCAGGACCGGCGGTTCCTGTTCGTCCTGCCGAGGGCGGTCTGCCTGCAGTCACTGCATCCGACGATCGCCACCGGTATCACGCAGCACGCTCTTCTGCACCGGCGAGTGTGGTTGCACCACAAACGCACCGTGACCCAGGCGATCAGGATCGCGTTCACCGACGTCGACATGCGCCCGTACATCCGGTTCGCCCATGAAGAGGTCAAGGGCCGCGACCCGGCCGGGCACAAATACCACGCGCTCAATCCCGACGTCTTCCACTTCCAGCACGCCACCTATGTGGAAAGCCTTGTGATGATGGTCAATACCTTCATCCGGAAGCTCGATGAACGCGAACACGAGCAGCTCTACCAGCAGTGCTGTGCGTGGTATCGCCGCTACGGCATCTCGACGCGACCGATGCCGGCCAGCTGGGCCGAGTTCGGCGAGTACTTCGAGGACGCATGCCGCACCCAGCTGTCTGTCGGCGAGCATTTCGAGCCGTTCCGCCGGCAGATGTTCGCGCCAACGGACTGGTGGCCACGGGCCGTGCCACACCGCGCGATCCGGGCCATGCAACATCCGCGGGCCGCCGAGCTGACAGGGACATCGGTGAGCGCCCGCGATCGCCGGACGCTGCGGCGGTTCGTGTTGACCACCCGGATGATGTCGTGA
- a CDS encoding MCE family protein: MKRRIALSRAVTAILTILCVGVGGWYVFGRTDRARTVHADFGYINGIYPGSKVTVLGVPVGRVTAVTPQGTTVRVTMTLPDDVLLPAEPDAYVVSPALISDRSVELGPAYSGTGPTLADGHVIGADHSHSPITFDSMLGSLSTLTSAIGPQQGDIGAVLTRGADQWRDQGKLFNSAMRNLSAASGVLGARAEDIGTVVDNLSTLMAAFNQRQVSLNQMVDELGQVGGSWADANVDIAQPMADLKVVLDQVDTFVSQHGDDLGTIAANLNAVGDVLTAKQPQLAEFMDLVPLMMQNLSNTIGPDRRGRIRLNVSTVLSQFAAAQNFCDRTMLPMCVGAGITNPISYPISRSDPLGIVSAVTGNAPAPNPKYPR, translated from the coding sequence ATGAAACGCAGAATTGCACTTTCGAGGGCCGTGACGGCGATCCTGACGATCCTGTGCGTGGGCGTGGGTGGCTGGTACGTGTTCGGCCGCACCGACCGGGCGCGGACGGTACATGCCGACTTCGGCTACATCAACGGCATCTACCCGGGCAGCAAGGTCACCGTGCTCGGGGTGCCGGTGGGGCGGGTCACCGCGGTGACACCGCAGGGCACCACGGTGCGGGTCACCATGACGCTGCCCGACGATGTCCTGCTGCCCGCCGAACCCGACGCCTATGTGGTGAGCCCGGCGCTGATCAGTGACCGCAGTGTTGAACTCGGCCCGGCCTACAGCGGAACAGGGCCCACCCTGGCCGATGGGCACGTCATCGGAGCCGACCACAGCCACTCGCCGATCACCTTCGACAGCATGCTCGGCAGCCTGAGCACGCTGACCTCGGCGATCGGGCCGCAACAGGGTGACATCGGCGCGGTGCTGACCCGCGGTGCCGACCAGTGGCGCGATCAGGGCAAGCTGTTCAACTCCGCGATGCGCAATCTCAGCGCGGCCAGCGGCGTCCTCGGCGCCCGGGCCGAGGACATCGGCACGGTGGTGGACAACCTCAGCACGCTGATGGCCGCCTTCAACCAACGTCAGGTGTCGTTGAACCAGATGGTCGACGAACTCGGCCAGGTGGGTGGCAGCTGGGCCGATGCAAACGTCGACATCGCCCAGCCGATGGCCGATCTCAAAGTGGTGCTGGATCAGGTCGACACATTCGTCTCCCAGCACGGTGACGACCTCGGCACCATCGCGGCCAACCTCAACGCCGTCGGAGACGTGCTGACCGCCAAGCAACCGCAGTTGGCCGAGTTCATGGACCTGGTTCCGCTGATGATGCAGAACCTCTCCAACACCATCGGTCCCGACCGGCGCGGCCGGATCCGGCTCAACGTGTCCACCGTGCTCAGCCAGTTCGCCGCCGCCCAGAACTTCTGCGACCGCACCATGCTGCCGATGTGTGTAGGTGCCGGGATCACCAACCCGATCTCCTACCCGATCAGCCGATCGGACCCGCTGGGCATCGTCTCCGCCGTCACCGGCAACGCCCCGGCACCGAACCCGAAGTACCCGAGGTGA
- a CDS encoding alpha/beta fold hydrolase: MPKITTSDNVEIFYRDWGSGQPIVFSHGWPLSADDWDTFMLFFLQHGYRVVAHDRRGHGRSSHVADGHDMDHYADDLAAVVEHLDLHDAVHVGHSTGGGELVHYLARHGLDRAAHAVLISSVPPLMVKTEANPGGLPKSVFDDLQAQLAANRSVFYRALPSGPFYGFNRAQEKTPQPAREAIIANWWRQGMMGDPKAHYDGIVAFSQTDFTEDLKKITLPSLVMHGEDDQIVPYADSGPLSAKLLPNGTLKSYPDFPHGMPTTQAETIMADLLEWLRS, translated from the coding sequence ATGCCCAAGATCACGACTTCTGACAATGTCGAGATTTTCTATCGGGACTGGGGTTCGGGCCAGCCCATCGTGTTCAGCCACGGATGGCCGTTGTCCGCCGACGACTGGGACACGTTCATGCTGTTCTTCCTGCAGCACGGCTACCGCGTCGTCGCCCACGACCGGCGCGGCCACGGACGCTCCTCCCATGTGGCCGACGGCCACGACATGGACCACTATGCCGACGACCTCGCCGCGGTGGTCGAGCACCTGGACCTGCACGACGCCGTTCACGTCGGGCACTCGACCGGGGGCGGTGAGCTGGTGCATTATCTGGCGCGGCACGGGTTGGACCGGGCCGCGCATGCGGTCCTGATCAGCTCGGTGCCACCGCTGATGGTCAAGACCGAGGCCAACCCGGGAGGCCTGCCCAAGTCGGTATTCGACGATCTGCAGGCGCAGTTGGCGGCCAACCGCTCGGTGTTCTACCGTGCCCTGCCGTCGGGCCCGTTCTACGGGTTCAACCGGGCACAGGAGAAGACCCCACAGCCTGCCCGCGAGGCGATCATCGCCAACTGGTGGCGCCAGGGAATGATGGGTGACCCAAAGGCCCACTACGACGGCATCGTGGCGTTCTCCCAGACGGACTTCACCGAGGACCTCAAGAAGATCACCCTGCCGTCACTGGTGATGCACGGTGAAGACGACCAGATCGTGCCGTACGCGGATTCCGGTCCGCTCTCGGCGAAGCTGCTGCCCAACGGGACCCTCAAGAGCTACCCGGATTTCCCGCACGGCAT
- a CDS encoding oxygenase MpaB family protein produces MPATYVDLSAEPRLTTAETRITVTQRVPRWIRKKHVDLSDALDFWSAAGAAANVIMQMSWPEVGYGVAESRVESGSLVHHPWKRLRTTAQYLTVAILGSDEEKNAYREAVNVAHRQVRSTEDSPVKYNAFNRELQLWVAACLFIFYEDTHQLLYGTMTEEQAETFYQSAMTIGTTLQVLEEMWPATRADFDAYWNTACERVEMTPFVRDYLMVLVELRMINWPMRKMLAPLLRFLTIGFLAPVFRDAMEFEWTDTDRRRFEHLFLFVAFVNRFLPKSLRTGNYSVLMKDLRRRIRRKKALI; encoded by the coding sequence ATGCCAGCGACGTACGTGGATCTGTCCGCCGAGCCGCGGCTGACCACCGCCGAAACCCGGATCACCGTCACTCAGCGGGTGCCGAGGTGGATCCGCAAGAAGCATGTCGACCTCTCCGACGCCCTGGACTTCTGGTCCGCCGCAGGGGCCGCAGCCAACGTCATCATGCAGATGAGCTGGCCCGAGGTCGGCTATGGAGTCGCCGAAAGCCGCGTGGAATCAGGAAGTCTGGTGCACCATCCGTGGAAGCGGCTGCGCACCACCGCGCAGTATCTGACCGTTGCGATCCTCGGCTCCGACGAGGAGAAGAACGCCTATCGCGAGGCCGTCAATGTCGCACACCGGCAGGTCCGGTCCACCGAGGACAGTCCCGTCAAGTACAACGCGTTCAACCGAGAGCTGCAGTTGTGGGTGGCGGCTTGCCTTTTCATCTTCTACGAGGACACCCACCAACTCCTGTACGGCACGATGACCGAGGAGCAGGCCGAGACCTTCTACCAGAGTGCGATGACCATCGGCACCACGCTGCAGGTGCTCGAGGAGATGTGGCCGGCCACCCGCGCCGACTTCGACGCGTACTGGAACACCGCATGCGAACGCGTCGAGATGACCCCGTTCGTGCGGGATTACCTCATGGTCCTGGTGGAACTGCGGATGATCAACTGGCCGATGCGGAAGATGCTGGCGCCGTTGTTGCGGTTCCTGACCATCGGCTTCCTGGCGCCGGTGTTTCGTGACGCGATGGAATTCGAGTGGACCGACACCGACCGCCGCCGGTTCGAACATCTCTTCTTGTTCGTGGCGTTCGTCAACCGCTTCCTGCCGAAGTCGCTACGCACCGGCAACTACTCGGTACTGATGAAGGATCTGCGCCGCCGGATCCGCCGTAAGAAGGCGCTGATCTGA